From one Amaranthus tricolor cultivar Red isolate AtriRed21 chromosome 17, ASM2621246v1, whole genome shotgun sequence genomic stretch:
- the LOC130804356 gene encoding putative expansin-A30, translated as MSSHFQGSWRFSINYSLGVFVLLGMVLLSDGYGPCNFKPTQWSLAHATFYGDETASATIGGACGYGDLFKNGYGKETAAISPVLFMNGKGCGGCYQLMCVDSKWCITKGGGYGGYGGGSTSVIVTATNLSPPSWLKPSKGYTPGVHFDLSVPAFKKIAISQGGIIPIKYRRVPCVRKGGITFTLQGNNYWLLAFPMNVGGAGDIAQMWVKGCRTGWISMTQNWGTAYQAFAQLGGQSLSFKLQSYSDREIIIAYNVIPPYWRVGMTYQAKVNFH; from the exons ATGTCAAGTCATTTTCAG GGATCATGGCGATTTAGCATTAATTACTCATTAGGAGTATTTGTGTTATTAGGAATGGTATTATTGTCGGATGGATATGGTCCTTGTAACTTCAAGCCTACTCAATGGAGCCTCGCTCATGCCACTTTCTATGGTGATGAAACTGCATCCGCCACAATAG GAGGAGCATGTGGATATGGTGATTTATTCAAAAATGGGTATGGCAAAGAAACAGCAGCAATAAGCCCGGTGTTATTCATGAATGGAAAAGGATGTGGAGGTTGTTATCAACTTATGTGTGTTGATTCTAAATGGTGTATTACTAAGGGTGGTGGTTATGGCGGCTATGGTGGAGGATCAACCTCCGTCATAGTCACCGCCACAAATCTGTCACCACCAAGTTGGCTAAAACCTAGCAAGGGATACACACCAGGCGTACATTTTGATTTATCTGTGCCcgcatttaaaaaaattgcaattTCACAAGGTGGCATCATTCCCATCAAATATCGTAG GGTTCCATGTGTAAGGAAGGGAGGCATAACCTTTACTTTACAAGGGAACAATTATTGGCTACTAGCATTTCCTATGAACGTTGGAGGAGCTGGGGACATAGCCCAAATGTGGGTTAAAGGTTGTCGAACAGGTTGGATAAGCATGACCCAAAATTGGGGAACTGCTTACCAAGCCTTTGCTCAATTAGGAGGCCAATCTCTCTCTTTCAAACTTCAATCTTACTCTGATCGAGAAATTATTATTGCATACAATGTCATCCCACCATATTGGAGAGTGGGCATGACTTATCAAGCCAAAGTCAACTTCCATTGA
- the LOC130804033 gene encoding histone deacetylase complex subunit SAP18: protein MERKRSREERERVGGDHPPPPPPRSSGRPLPPPPPLSARGLPAPPPRARFQPVDREKTCPLLLRVFTKIGGHHTQEDFSLRGKEPKDEVQIYTWMDATLRELTDLVKEVSPAARRRDAKLSFAVVYPDKNGRMQVKKVGETFSNANKRRLDDNKALAEIYFQIGDYLDVSIE, encoded by the exons ATGGAGAGAAAAAGGAGCAGAGAGGAAAGAGAACGTGTAGGCGGCGACCACCCTCCTCCTCCTCCCCCTAGATCCTCCGGTCGTCCTCTTCCTCCTCCTCCGCCTCTTTCTGCTCGTGGTCTACCTGCTCCTCCTCCTCGTGCCCGATTTCAGCCTGTTGATCGTGAAAAG ACTTGTCCGTTGTTGCTTCGAGTTTTCACCAAG ATTGGAGGCCATCATACCCAAGAAGATTTTTCCCTGAGAGGCAAGGAGCCAAAGGATGAGGTTCAAATATATACTTGGATGGATGCTACTCTTCGAGAGTTGACTGATCTT GTGAAAGAAGTGTCCCCAGCTGCCAGAAGACGAGATGCAAAGTTGTCATTTGCAGTTGTATATCCGGACAAAAATGGCCGCATGCAAGTGAAGAAG GTGGGTGAGACATTCTCAAATGCAAATAAGAGACGCTTAGATGACAACAAAGCCTTGGCCGAGATATACTTCCAG ATTGGAGATTACTTGGATGTATCGATCGAATAG
- the LOC130804096 gene encoding uncharacterized protein LOC130804096: protein MGSITPPQSFSIKTLTLVFLLSSFSSFSSSNVFDIRSARLLDLAIRDYTVELFNQNSFKTGEVNNINLPGNFSGIKVNTVRFRCGSLRRYGGRIKEFYLPKGVMINPCVERVILIRQELGFNWSTMYYNSYKINGYQLVTPILGLLAYNGGDDYQNITSPDPFELRIFADLDPIKVDFTNISRVNARSIMGKMPYCVIFEGQGKVTLTSMVSPHVCEAKKHGHIGLVIEDNGAPPPSEYSKGISRWKVAVGSSVGAALGAFLLGLLLIAMFVKAKKRNKLEEMVRRAYEEEALQVTMVGHVRAPSAPPTRTVPIIEHSYRPPYF, encoded by the coding sequence ATGGGTTCTATCACCCCACCCCAATCTTTTTCGATTAAAACTCTGACGTTAGTGTTTTTGTTATCGTCATTctcatctttttcttcatcaaatgTGTTTGATATTCGATCTGCTCGTCTTCTTGATCTTGCCATTAGAGATTACACAGTTGAACTCTTTAATCaaaacagtttcaaaacagGGGAAGtaaacaatattaatttacCAGGAAATTTTTCAGGAATTAAGGTTAATACAGTGAGATTTAGATGTGGAAGTTTAAGAAGATATGGTGGTAGGATTAAAGAGTTTTACTTACCTAAAGGTGTTATGATCAATCCTTGTGTAGAAAGAGTTATATTAATTAGACAAGAACTTGGGTTTAATTGGTCTACAATGTATTATAATAGTTATAAGATTAATGGGTATCAACTTGTTACACCAATTTTAGGGCTTTTAGCTTATAATGGTGGAGATGATTATCAAAATATTACAAGTCCGGACCCCTTTGAGTTGCGGATCTTTGCGGATCTAGATCCAATTAAGGTGGATTTTACTAATATTAGTAGGGTAAATGCAAGGTCTATAATGGGTAAAATGCCTTATTGTGTTATATTTGAGGGTCAAGGTAAGGTAACATTAACAAGTATGGTGTCACCACATGTTTGTGAGGCCAAAAAACATGGGCATATTGGGCTTGTGATTGAGGATAATGGTGCACCCCCGCCGAGTGAGTATAGTAAGGGGATTAGCCGGTGGAAGGTGGCGGTTGGGAGCTCGGTCGGGGCGGCTTTGGGGGCCTTCTTGTTGGGGTTGTTGTTGATTGCTATGTTTGTGAAGGCAAAGAAGAGGAATAAGTTGGAAGAGATGGTGAGAAGGGCTTATGAAGAGGAAGCTTTGCAAGTTACTATGGTTGGACATGTTAGGGCTCCGAGTGCTCCTCCAACTAGAACCGTGCCTATTATTGAACATAGTTATAGACCACCTTATTTTTGA
- the LOC130804032 gene encoding PGR5-like protein 1A, chloroplastic → MASKLGVGALTTPRIFTAPIRKATVTVSPSSQISVSLKDASAHFMGFRRLTIRRKLFHLPPFAATDNQGQVDQAEEMVDNNVLQYCSIDKKEKKSIGELEQDFLQALQAFYYEGKAIMSNEEFDNLKEELMWEGSSVVMLSADEQRFLEASMAYVAGNPILSDKEFDELKLKLKIEGSIIVVEGPRCSLRSRKVYSDLSVDYFKMFLLNVPAAVVALGLFFFLDDLTGFEITYLLELPEPFSFIFTWFAALPAILWLSQAITKLIVNDFLILKGPCPNCGTENLSFFGTILSVSSGGTTNTVKCSNCGTQLEYDSKKRMMTVPDGSQA, encoded by the exons ATGGCCTCCAAATTAGGGGTGGGTGCTTTAACTACCCCCAGGATTTTTACTGCTCCCATCCGGAAAGCGACAGTTACAGTGTCTCCATCATCTCAAATAAGTGTGTCTTTGAAGGATGCTTCTGCTCATTTCATGGGTTTTCGTCGTCTTACTATTAGGAGAAAGTTGTTCCATCTTCCCCCTTTTGCTGCCACCGATAACCaag GTCAAGTTGATCAAGCAGAAGAAATGGTTGACAATAATGTGTTGCAATATTGTAGTATTgacaagaaggaaaagaagtccATAGGGGAGCTTGAGCAAGATTTCCTACAAGCACTACAA GCATTCTACTATGAGGGAAAGGCGATCATGTCAAACGAGGAATTCGACAATCTCAAGGAAGAGTTAATGTGGGAAGGAAGCAGTGTAGTAATGCTAA GTGCTGATGAGCAGAGGTTTCTAGAGGCTTCCATGGCTTATGTCGCTGGAAACCCAATCTTGTCTGATAAAGAGTTTGATGAACTAAAGCTTAAACTCAAG atagAAGGTAGTATCATCGTTGTCGAGGGTCCTCGATGCAGTCTTAGGAGTAGAAAG GTTTACAGTGACCTCAGTGTTGACTACTTCAAAATGTTCCTGCTGAATGTTCCTGCTGCTGTCGTTGCCCTTGGACT GTTTTTTTTCTTGGATGATTTGACTGGATTTGAGATCACCTACCTGTTGGAG CTTCCAGAGCCTTTCAGTTTCATTTTCACATGGTTTGCTGCATTGCCCGCAATACTATGGTTATCACAGGCCATTACAAAATTGATTGTGAACGATTTCCTTATATTGAAG GGCCCTTGTCCTAACTGTGGTACCGAGAACCTCTCCTTCTTTGGAACCATTCTATCGGTTTCCAGCGGGGGCACCACGAATACTGTGAAATGCTCAAA CTGTGGAACGCAACTAGAGTACGATTCCAAAAAGCGCATGATGACAGTACCGGATGGAAGCCAAGCTTAA